One part of the Brachyspira sp. SAP_772 genome encodes these proteins:
- a CDS encoding 5-bromo-4-chloroindolyl phosphate hydrolysis family protein: MEEDKYIFEKLKLNLDRNFPVDNNIDNDKEYSNNNLNNSNDESLVILETKRNISKIKEYSKEINDAELNPALSEMISILDNMVAYSKANKEGEKKLEKINEYHLPTAIKMLKYYIDFCNLPVKNSNIENTSLEIEDAIIKLNEALKKMLLEMNENKLIDINSDIDVLKNMLEKDGLI, encoded by the coding sequence ATGGAAGAAGATAAATATATTTTTGAAAAATTAAAACTAAATTTAGACAGAAACTTTCCTGTAGATAATAATATAGATAATGATAAAGAATATTCTAATAATAATTTAAATAATTCTAATGATGAAAGTTTAGTGATATTAGAAACGAAAAGAAATATATCAAAAATAAAAGAATATTCAAAAGAGATTAATGATGCTGAACTTAATCCTGCTTTATCTGAAATGATTTCTATACTTGACAATATGGTTGCTTATTCTAAGGCTAACAAAGAAGGAGAGAAGAAACTTGAAAAGATAAATGAATATCATCTTCCAACTGCTATAAAAATGCTTAAATATTATATTGATTTTTGCAATTTACCTGTTAAAAATTCCAATATAGAAAACACTTCTTTAGAGATAGAAGATGCTATAATAAAATTAAATGAGGCTTTAAAAAAAATGCTTCTTGAGATGAATGAAAATAAATTAATTGACATAAATAGCGATATAGATGTATTAAAAAATATGCTTGAAAAAGATGGATTAATATAA
- a CDS encoding bifunctional 2-polyprenyl-6-hydroxyphenol methylase/3-demethylubiquinol 3-O-methyltransferase UbiG — MLNDIKKNICIITDINGIYGYGHFTRMSLIANKLSDIYDFTFSSINNESELYKRTDIKTIEFNKIGEIKPYIIIVDAREVEEKYISYLKKISSVIIIDSIGSERRLADIVIEMLPNLDNSKEVNIKPFIATILNNSIKPIYNEESLILVYLGFNKQLKDKAIQIISKINNKRFIVIDVKKESEFSNIEYIDFSKDIFANSYSGVITYFGLTAFECIESKIPTILFSPTKYHDELANKCDDIFFNLGFFEEADINESVKKIEAFINNKEKQSSLIENARQINTDESIERLKTIFYNIKDFKDIKCPFCKSSNIERKNRNLESNLYKCHHCNTLFRKYFLSPFTDYSSKYFVEDYKKQYGKTYEEDVENLSRLAKRRIEKIKKIKPNGKVLDIGSAMGFFLKEASKYGYITEGIEISEYASNYCVNTLHLNVHNCSLLDFKYKEKEYDIITAWYVVEHIYNFDKIFEHILYSLKDDGIFALAMPNGYGVSGRFNKNYYSIVPSDHAFEANPKSLDMFFSKYSLKRISLENQSVYYNRFTDVFKIFKNSKLSEKLYKKLAQKFNLGDTFECIYQKVK; from the coding sequence ATGTTAAATGATATAAAAAAGAATATATGTATAATAACAGATATTAATGGTATATACGGCTATGGACATTTTACCCGTATGAGTCTTATTGCTAATAAATTAAGTGATATATATGATTTTACTTTTTCTTCTATAAATAATGAAAGTGAATTATATAAAAGAACTGACATAAAAACTATTGAGTTTAATAAGATAGGAGAAATAAAACCATACATTATAATTGTTGATGCGAGAGAAGTTGAAGAAAAATATATAAGTTATTTAAAAAAAATATCATCTGTTATAATAATAGATAGTATTGGAAGTGAGAGAAGGTTGGCTGATATTGTAATAGAAATGCTTCCTAATTTGGATAACTCTAAAGAGGTAAATATTAAGCCATTTATTGCTACAATATTAAATAATTCTATAAAACCTATATATAATGAAGAATCTCTAATACTTGTTTATTTGGGGTTCAATAAACAACTAAAAGATAAAGCAATTCAAATAATATCAAAAATAAATAATAAAAGATTTATAGTAATAGATGTTAAAAAAGAAAGTGAGTTTTCTAATATAGAGTATATTGATTTTTCAAAAGATATATTTGCTAATTCATATTCTGGAGTTATAACATATTTTGGGCTTACCGCTTTTGAATGCATAGAATCAAAAATTCCTACTATACTTTTTTCACCTACTAAGTATCATGATGAATTGGCTAATAAGTGTGATGATATATTTTTTAATTTGGGTTTTTTTGAAGAAGCTGATATCAATGAGAGTGTAAAAAAAATAGAAGCTTTTATAAACAATAAAGAAAAGCAAAGTAGTTTGATAGAGAATGCTCGGCAAATAAATACTGATGAATCTATAGAGAGATTAAAGACTATTTTTTATAATATTAAAGATTTTAAAGATATAAAATGTCCTTTCTGTAAAAGCTCTAATATAGAGAGAAAAAACAGAAATTTAGAATCAAATTTATATAAATGTCATCATTGCAATACTTTGTTTAGAAAATATTTTTTATCTCCTTTTACAGATTATTCATCAAAATATTTTGTAGAAGATTATAAAAAACAATACGGCAAAACCTATGAAGAAGATGTTGAAAATTTAAGCCGATTAGCAAAGAGAAGAATAGAAAAAATAAAAAAAATAAAACCAAACGGAAAAGTATTAGATATTGGAAGTGCTATGGGTTTTTTTCTTAAAGAGGCTTCTAAATATGGATATATTACTGAGGGCATAGAGATAAGCGAGTATGCTTCAAATTACTGCGTTAATACTTTACACCTAAATGTGCATAATTGTTCTTTGCTTGATTTTAAGTATAAAGAAAAAGAATATGACATAATTACGGCTTGGTATGTTGTGGAGCATATTTATAATTTTGATAAAATTTTTGAACATATTTTGTATTCCCTAAAGGATGATGGAATATTTGCTTTAGCTATGCCTAATGGTTATGGGGTTAGCGGAAGGTTTAATAAAAATTATTATTCTATAGTTCCTAGTGACCATGCTTTTGAGGCTAATCCTAAATCTTTGGATATGTTTTTTTCTAAATATTCTCTTAAAAGAATTAGTTTAGAAAATCAGAGTGTTTATTATAATAGATTTACTGATGTATTTAAGATTTTTAAAAATTCTAAACTATCAGAAAAACTATATAAAAAACTCGCACAAAAATTTAATTTGGGTGATACGTTTGAGTGTATATATCAAAAGGTGAAATAG